One window of the Chryseobacterium camelliae genome contains the following:
- a CDS encoding DsbA family oxidoreductase produces the protein MENKMKIEIWSDIMCPFCYIGKRNFEKALSQFPGKEFIEVEWKSFQLDPAMPEVPKYQEDMYMFVADHKGLSYEQSKTMHQDLIQYAQSVGLEYNLDRALVTNSMKGHRIIQFAKTKGLGEKAEEILFYAYFTQGKNLNDQATLIGLGKEIGLTESEVNTAFTDPVYAEQVEHDSREAQRLGATGVPFFVLNRKYAIAGAQQPNDILQTLERSFSEWQKDNPQTRLETIQGKSCSTEGECN, from the coding sequence ATGGAAAATAAGATGAAAATAGAAATATGGTCGGATATTATGTGTCCGTTCTGCTATATTGGAAAACGTAATTTCGAGAAAGCATTATCACAATTCCCCGGTAAGGAATTCATAGAAGTAGAATGGAAAAGCTTCCAGCTTGACCCGGCTATGCCCGAAGTACCAAAATACCAGGAGGATATGTATATGTTCGTGGCCGACCACAAAGGCCTGAGCTATGAGCAATCCAAAACGATGCACCAGGACCTGATCCAATATGCCCAAAGTGTAGGTCTTGAATATAATCTTGATCGAGCCCTGGTCACCAATTCCATGAAAGGCCACCGCATTATACAGTTTGCCAAAACTAAAGGGTTGGGTGAAAAAGCGGAAGAAATTTTATTTTATGCTTACTTCACACAAGGTAAAAACCTCAATGACCAGGCAACCCTCATTGGGCTGGGAAAAGAGATCGGTTTAACGGAAAGTGAGGTGAATACAGCCTTTACAGATCCTGTGTATGCAGAGCAGGTAGAGCATGACAGCCGCGAAGCACAGCGTTTAGGAGCCACAGGAGTTCCCTTTTTCGTACTGAACCGAAAATACGCCATTGCAGGGGCGCAGCAGCCCAATGATATCCTGCAAACCCTTGAAAGGTCTTTTTCCGAATGGCAGAAAGATAATCCGCAGACCAGACTGGAAACCATACAGGGGAAAAGCTGTTCAACTGAAGGAGAATGCAATTAA
- a CDS encoding GNAT family N-acetyltransferase, which translates to MEFSIKTAGLNELDTIAELFNLYRVFYRQEDNYEQCKQFIRERMDHDQSNIFVVYADGKAVGFVQLYKLYHYIRLAKQYLLSDLFVHPDYRGHGLSVALIDRAKQWCDETGACGMMLETEKTNDIGNKLYPRCGFEYDGNHNYYYWWK; encoded by the coding sequence ATGGAATTTAGTATCAAAACAGCAGGTCTGAACGAATTGGACACGATCGCAGAATTATTTAACCTTTACCGGGTTTTTTACCGTCAGGAAGATAATTATGAGCAATGCAAACAGTTTATCAGGGAGCGAATGGACCACGACCAATCCAACATTTTTGTGGTGTATGCAGACGGCAAAGCAGTTGGTTTTGTTCAATTGTACAAACTCTATCATTACATCAGACTGGCAAAACAATATTTATTAAGTGATTTGTTCGTTCATCCTGATTACAGAGGGCACGGACTTTCGGTGGCACTGATAGACCGGGCAAAACAATGGTGCGATGAAACGGGGGCTTGCGGAATGATGCTGGAAACCGAGAAAACAAACGACATCGGCAACAAACTCTATCCACGTTGCGGTTTTGAGTACGACGGCAATCATAATTATTACTATTGGTGGAAGTAA
- the recF gene encoding DNA replication/repair protein RecF (All proteins in this family for which functions are known are DNA-binding proteins that assist the filamentation of RecA onto DNA for the initiation of recombination or recombinational repair.) has product MIIKRLSLYNFKNHTERRFVFSPQINCFVGNNGVGKTNILDALHYLSVGKSFLGNTDLNNIKKDEDFFTLDADIINDGSEDQIKIFQPKESKKVIKKNDKSYDRMADHIGYLPSVMISPYDSNLISDSGESRRKFLDSMISQTDPEYLFDLIQYQKTIQQRNALLKYFAKNRVFDRDSLEIYDDPITGHGTKIFEKRREFVTMLNPIVQNFYGIISGGKETVSVQYESHLLEGRFEDLLKDNLEKDRMLTYTSKGIHKDDLLFEMDDHLIKKTGSQGQQKSFLISLKLAQMSLIKELTHKTPILLLDDIFDKLDDTRVSQLIELVNRENFGQIFITDTHRERTENVVKKINEESIIFEL; this is encoded by the coding sequence ATGATTATCAAAAGACTTTCCCTGTACAATTTTAAGAACCACACCGAAAGAAGGTTTGTGTTCTCACCACAGATCAACTGCTTTGTGGGCAATAACGGTGTAGGGAAAACCAATATCCTGGATGCCCTCCATTATTTATCCGTCGGGAAAAGCTTCCTCGGGAACACAGACCTGAACAACATTAAAAAAGACGAGGATTTTTTCACCCTCGATGCGGATATTATCAATGACGGCAGTGAAGACCAGATCAAAATCTTCCAGCCTAAGGAATCCAAAAAAGTCATCAAGAAGAACGACAAGAGCTACGACCGGATGGCCGACCATATCGGCTACCTCCCCAGTGTCATGATTTCGCCCTACGATTCCAACCTGATCTCAGATTCCGGGGAAAGCAGAAGGAAGTTCCTGGACTCAATGATCTCACAGACGGACCCGGAATACCTTTTTGACCTGATCCAGTACCAGAAAACCATCCAGCAAAGGAATGCCCTGCTGAAATATTTCGCCAAAAACCGCGTGTTCGACCGTGATTCACTGGAAATCTATGATGATCCGATTACCGGGCACGGCACCAAGATTTTTGAAAAGCGCAGGGAATTCGTCACCATGCTTAACCCGATTGTACAGAACTTCTATGGCATCATTTCAGGCGGAAAGGAAACCGTTTCCGTGCAATATGAATCCCACCTGCTTGAAGGCCGTTTTGAGGACCTGCTGAAGGACAACCTGGAAAAAGACCGCATGCTGACCTATACCTCCAAAGGCATCCATAAGGACGACCTCCTTTTTGAAATGGATGATCACCTCATCAAAAAGACCGGTTCACAAGGCCAGCAAAAGTCTTTCCTGATTTCCCTGAAGCTCGCCCAGATGAGCCTGATCAAGGAACTGACGCATAAAACCCCGATCCTCCTGCTCGATGATATTTTCGATAAGCTTGATGATACAAGGGTTTCACAGCTGATCGAGCTCGTTAACCGGGAAAATTTCGGACAGATCTTTATCACAGATACGCACCGGGAACGGACGGAAAACGTGGTGAAGAAGATCAATGAGGAGAGCATTATCTTTGAGTTATGA
- a CDS encoding dihydrodipicolinate synthase family protein: MNNVPFKGVIAYPVTPFDRNENIDIPLFKKHVERLVTTGAHGIAPLGSTGVMPYLNDAEKEAIAEATMQQVAGRVPTLVGVSNLTTERTLYHAKFAEKAGATAVMIIPMSYWKLTDDEIVRHYDQVASTISIPIMAYNNPATGGVDMSPALLKRLLEIPNVTMIKESSGDIQRMHYLRKELGEEVAFFNGSNPLALAAFSAGARGWCTAAPNLIPELNIALYDSIQDNDLDKARAIFYRQVDLLKFIVTKGLPRSIKAGLDLLGVDGGGFRSPIQPLRQNEIAELDGILSAIENQVYQS; the protein is encoded by the coding sequence ATGAATAATGTACCCTTTAAAGGCGTGATCGCTTATCCGGTGACCCCCTTTGACAGAAATGAAAACATCGACATTCCTCTATTCAAAAAACATGTGGAACGGTTGGTAACCACAGGTGCTCACGGTATCGCGCCTCTGGGAAGTACCGGTGTAATGCCTTATCTGAATGATGCCGAAAAAGAAGCCATAGCGGAAGCAACCATGCAACAGGTGGCAGGCAGGGTGCCTACACTGGTAGGCGTTTCTAACCTCACGACGGAGAGAACTCTTTATCACGCAAAATTTGCTGAAAAGGCAGGAGCAACAGCAGTAATGATCATCCCGATGAGTTATTGGAAACTAACCGATGACGAAATTGTAAGACACTATGACCAGGTAGCCTCTACAATTTCCATCCCGATTATGGCGTATAACAATCCGGCTACGGGCGGTGTGGATATGTCGCCTGCATTGCTGAAGCGCTTATTGGAGATTCCGAACGTAACGATGATCAAGGAAAGCTCAGGCGATATACAGCGGATGCACTATCTGAGAAAGGAATTAGGCGAAGAGGTTGCTTTTTTCAACGGTTCGAATCCCCTGGCATTAGCTGCTTTTTCTGCCGGTGCAAGAGGGTGGTGTACGGCTGCCCCAAACCTGATCCCTGAACTGAATATAGCACTGTATGATTCCATACAGGATAACGATCTGGACAAAGCGAGAGCGATATTCTACCGGCAGGTTGATCTGTTGAAATTCATCGTAACCAAAGGTTTGCCACGTTCCATTAAGGCCGGACTGGATCTTCTGGGTGTTGATGGTGGAGGATTCAGAAGTCCTATTCAGCCACTCAGACAAAATGAAATAGCAGAACTGGACGGCATCCTTTCCGCCATAGAAAATCAAGTTTATCAAAGTTAA
- a CDS encoding recombinase, which yields MKLFNSGIHFESVLKKYFSFRNETLSLEPFAEFLDSAKRADFTEVLNSFRSNPNIADNFGYYIHNILRERPFNLSLTEANILSENAFFPELKKRILNKVLPPVEHENTVWYLIDNVSLTPRSELKFLHNLPENEFNEFLQIIGAADFIIKPEVKKELIFSMNILSWRVTGMAMEVDVVRMAPEYRNFDNPFLALQNELEDLAEELEQNPELQLDSRDSRYKQIKIYIEQCLEFVNIAFKNSSQYGISGKINQSLLKIRQQIQRIFETIQLLVIDTEADITRNSKQLIFNILSYKSHKNNISELINDSTRLISHLITNHTAETGSHYITSTKKEYMTMFYKASGGGIIVGALCVLKVLYGYIPGSDFFHAFFYSLNYAMGFVMIYLMRFTLATKQPAMTAATMTKVLSEEGNTQRNRKEFAHLVSKLFRSQFIAFVGNVLLSFPVALAIIYGLDVFFSQNLAIDRSDKLLMDLDPFKSKAILHASIAGFYLFISGIISGNIGNNSVFYQIPERIAKNLSIRKFLGAKFAKGLSRYYARNWPGIVSNFWFGVFLGATAPVGLFLGLDLDIRHITFAAGNFALGLYGKDFSVDSYTFWISFITVFLIGFFNFLVSFSLSMFLAFRSRKLNFGQVSEIYKEIFRYFLKHPLKFFLPIRSGLDKRADELMSSTVTTKSEDR from the coding sequence ATGAAACTTTTCAATTCCGGTATCCATTTCGAATCAGTTCTTAAGAAATATTTTTCTTTCAGGAACGAAACCCTCTCGCTGGAGCCCTTTGCCGAGTTTCTCGACAGTGCCAAAAGAGCTGATTTTACAGAAGTCCTCAATTCCTTCAGGAGCAATCCCAATATTGCGGACAACTTCGGGTATTATATCCACAACATCCTCAGGGAACGCCCATTCAACCTTTCGCTGACAGAAGCCAATATCCTTTCAGAAAATGCTTTTTTTCCTGAACTTAAAAAAAGGATCCTGAATAAGGTACTTCCTCCGGTAGAGCATGAGAATACGGTCTGGTACCTGATTGACAACGTCAGCCTCACGCCGAGAAGTGAACTGAAATTCCTGCATAATCTTCCCGAAAATGAGTTTAACGAATTTTTGCAGATTATCGGTGCCGCAGATTTCATTATTAAACCTGAAGTAAAAAAGGAGCTGATCTTCTCCATGAACATCCTTTCCTGGAGGGTTACAGGAATGGCAATGGAAGTGGATGTGGTGAGGATGGCCCCGGAATACAGGAATTTTGATAACCCTTTCCTGGCTTTGCAGAACGAGCTGGAAGACCTTGCGGAAGAGTTGGAGCAGAATCCTGAGCTGCAGCTGGATTCCAGGGACAGCCGGTACAAGCAGATCAAAATCTATATCGAGCAGTGCCTGGAATTTGTGAATATCGCATTCAAGAATTCCTCGCAATACGGGATTTCCGGAAAGATCAACCAGTCGCTGCTGAAGATCCGGCAGCAGATCCAGCGTATTTTTGAAACCATACAATTGCTGGTGATCGATACTGAGGCAGATATTACGCGCAATTCCAAGCAGCTGATCTTTAATATCCTGAGCTATAAATCCCATAAGAATAATATCTCGGAACTCATCAACGACAGTACGCGTCTGATTTCCCACCTGATTACCAACCATACCGCAGAAACGGGGAGCCATTACATTACTTCTACCAAGAAGGAGTACATGACCATGTTTTATAAAGCGAGTGGAGGAGGCATTATCGTAGGAGCCTTATGTGTGCTGAAAGTGCTGTACGGATATATACCGGGAAGTGATTTTTTCCATGCCTTTTTCTATTCCCTGAATTATGCGATGGGATTTGTCATGATCTATCTGATGCGGTTTACGCTGGCTACCAAACAGCCGGCTATGACGGCAGCAACCATGACGAAAGTGCTTTCTGAAGAGGGGAACACCCAAAGAAACCGTAAGGAGTTTGCGCATCTGGTTTCCAAGCTGTTCAGGAGCCAGTTCATTGCTTTTGTCGGCAATGTCCTGCTTTCGTTCCCGGTGGCCTTGGCCATTATTTACGGCCTGGATGTATTCTTTTCCCAGAACCTGGCCATTGACCGCTCAGACAAGCTCCTGATGGACCTGGATCCGTTTAAGTCAAAAGCAATCCTTCACGCCAGTATTGCCGGCTTTTACCTGTTTATTTCAGGAATTATTTCCGGGAATATCGGGAACAACTCCGTATTTTACCAGATCCCTGAACGGATTGCCAAAAACCTTTCGATAAGGAAATTCCTGGGGGCGAAATTTGCGAAGGGACTTTCCAGATATTATGCGCGCAACTGGCCGGGGATCGTATCCAACTTCTGGTTCGGGGTATTCCTGGGCGCCACGGCTCCGGTTGGGCTTTTCCTGGGACTTGACCTGGATATCCGCCACATTACCTTTGCAGCGGGCAATTTTGCGCTGGGATTGTACGGAAAAGACTTTTCCGTGGATAGCTATACATTCTGGATTTCCTTTATTACCGTATTCCTGATCGGATTTTTTAATTTCCTGGTCAGTTTTTCCCTATCCATGTTCCTGGCATTCCGTTCCAGGAAGCTGAACTTCGGGCAGGTCAGTGAAATTTACAAAGAGATTTTCAGGTATTTCCTTAAGCATCCGCTTAAATTCTTCCTGCCGATCCGGTCCGGACTGGATAAACGTGCAGATGAGCTGATGAGCAGTACAGTAACTACAAAATCTGAAGATCGGTAA
- a CDS encoding cupin domain-containing protein, which yields MSKSETSTEVKKSIHAEQKQFSSKDFHQTFARPTYVKASHVIHKNVENAGVHNQFSEERKHPVFFVDLPSKNVSMTIGGLLPGQKTHLHRHTYETVLYVLEGKGWTKVEDETVEWEAGDAVYIPSWAWHQHQNLSESEPAKYIACENAPQLQNLGVALREEEGRDF from the coding sequence ATGTCAAAATCAGAAACATCTACGGAAGTAAAGAAATCCATTCACGCGGAGCAAAAGCAATTCAGCTCAAAAGATTTTCATCAGACCTTTGCCCGCCCCACCTATGTAAAGGCCTCGCACGTTATTCATAAGAACGTTGAAAATGCAGGCGTACACAATCAATTTTCGGAGGAGAGAAAACACCCGGTATTCTTCGTGGATCTGCCGAGTAAAAATGTAAGTATGACCATTGGTGGTTTACTGCCCGGACAGAAAACCCATTTGCACCGCCATACCTATGAAACTGTTTTGTACGTACTTGAAGGTAAAGGCTGGACAAAAGTAGAAGATGAAACTGTAGAGTGGGAAGCAGGCGATGCCGTTTACATCCCGTCCTGGGCTTGGCATCAGCATCAGAATCTAAGCGAGAGCGAACCTGCCAAATATATTGCTTGCGAAAATGCACCGCAACTTCAAAATCTTGGGGTAGCATTGCGTGAGGAAGAAGGCAGGGACTTTTAA
- a CDS encoding winged helix-turn-helix transcriptional regulator, translating into MTDQFPESTQTECLARMLTVRDALDVVSGKWKILIIISIMSGHKRFREIERSIPKISSKVLAKELKDLEEHQLIKRTVYDESPVLVEYTATDYVFTLEKVIEELHNWGSNHRKKILGQ; encoded by the coding sequence ATGACAGATCAATTTCCAGAGAGTACCCAAACCGAATGTCTGGCAAGAATGCTGACCGTCCGTGATGCCCTTGATGTGGTAAGCGGCAAATGGAAAATACTCATTATTATTTCCATCATGAGCGGCCATAAACGCTTCAGGGAAATAGAACGGAGCATTCCTAAAATTTCCTCAAAGGTTCTGGCCAAAGAACTGAAGGATTTAGAGGAGCATCAGCTGATTAAACGGACCGTATATGATGAATCGCCTGTATTAGTGGAGTACACCGCAACAGATTATGTTTTTACTCTTGAAAAAGTAATTGAAGAGCTGCATAACTGGGGCTCAAACCACAGAAAAAAGATATTGGGGCAATAA
- a CDS encoding thioredoxin family protein yields the protein MKKAIFYHAGCPVCVSAEQDILNFIPESEVEVIHLGQDKAKVKDAEAAGVQSVPALVLANGNVLHINFGASVEDLK from the coding sequence ATGAAAAAAGCAATTTTTTATCATGCAGGTTGTCCTGTATGCGTCAGCGCAGAACAAGACATTTTAAATTTCATTCCTGAAAGTGAGGTCGAAGTCATCCATTTGGGACAGGATAAAGCCAAAGTAAAGGATGCGGAAGCGGCTGGTGTACAATCTGTCCCGGCACTGGTACTGGCCAATGGAAATGTGTTACACATCAATTTTGGAGCTTCGGTTGAAGACCTGAAATAG
- a CDS encoding ABC transporter substrate-binding protein, with the protein MKLKILVLFAAWTLIGCKREPKISSADWTSISGRLQYRETDQKLELKSGNFTYSIDENKVPFKKIVLLNASMAGYIAELGIENAIAGVSSPEYIYSEKIQQLVRQGKIQDVGNEQKYNVEKVLALKPDAVLTNYIASFDNTYQLLKNNGIQVIFLDEYLEQQPLEKAAYLKLFGKLLGKSEEAEKKYLEIEQNYNSLKKTAAGTKEKPVVLANEMYGDVWYLPGGRTSSARFITDAHADYILQNNTDEKAVTMSFEEVYAKAGSVQYWVNAGNHVLKKEMLSINPLYSRLNVFNNGKIYVITGRERQKANDFFESGVVRADVVLKDYIKIFHPSLFPGYRLTYMKELP; encoded by the coding sequence ATGAAACTGAAAATTTTAGTATTATTCGCGGCCTGGACGCTAATTGGCTGTAAAAGAGAACCAAAAATTTCATCGGCAGACTGGACTTCTATTTCCGGAAGGCTCCAGTACCGGGAGACCGATCAGAAGCTGGAGCTGAAATCAGGGAATTTCACCTATTCCATTGATGAAAATAAGGTCCCGTTTAAGAAAATCGTACTGCTGAACGCCAGCATGGCCGGGTACATCGCTGAGCTGGGCATCGAAAATGCCATTGCGGGAGTATCCAGTCCGGAATATATATATTCGGAAAAAATCCAGCAGCTTGTACGGCAGGGCAAAATACAGGATGTGGGCAATGAGCAGAAGTATAATGTAGAAAAGGTCCTGGCATTGAAACCTGATGCAGTCCTGACGAATTATATCGCCAGCTTCGACAATACCTACCAACTGCTGAAAAACAACGGCATTCAGGTAATTTTTCTCGACGAGTACCTGGAACAGCAGCCGCTGGAAAAAGCAGCCTACCTGAAGCTGTTCGGAAAGCTGCTGGGGAAAAGCGAAGAAGCCGAAAAGAAATACCTGGAAATAGAACAGAATTACAACAGCCTGAAGAAAACGGCAGCAGGAACCAAAGAAAAGCCGGTGGTGCTGGCCAATGAAATGTATGGCGATGTCTGGTACCTTCCGGGGGGCAGGACGTCTTCTGCGCGTTTTATCACCGATGCCCATGCGGACTACATCCTTCAGAACAATACTGATGAAAAAGCGGTAACCATGAGCTTTGAGGAAGTCTATGCGAAAGCAGGTTCCGTCCAGTATTGGGTGAATGCCGGAAATCATGTCTTAAAGAAAGAAATGCTCAGCATCAATCCGCTGTACAGCAGGCTGAATGTATTTAACAACGGCAAAATATACGTGATCACCGGCCGTGAAAGGCAGAAAGCCAATGATTTTTTTGAAAGCGGAGTAGTGCGTGCCGATGTGGTGCTGAAAGATTACATCAAGATCTTCCATCCCTCACTTTTCCCCGGTTACCGGCTTACTTATATGAAAGAACTGCCGTAA
- a CDS encoding SDR family NAD(P)-dependent oxidoreductase, with product MKTIAIVGAGTGLGLSIAKKFGKNGFQVALIERNQQKLNDLVAELKQSGIEASAFTADILDKAQIISAFNAIKEKYGFIDVLEYSPVPSVQNLAGTLDVNEENALHQFQFNVLGAISSINEVLPAMLKKNTGALLFTTGGASIHPTPMMGNVGIAMAGLRNHVLNLNTELSGKGIYAGHIGIGVWMQEGSGVQDTIAEIWYDMYIRRDRAEEYISEDTVRSL from the coding sequence ATGAAAACCATAGCAATAGTTGGGGCAGGTACCGGATTGGGTCTGTCCATTGCAAAGAAATTTGGTAAAAATGGATTTCAGGTAGCCCTTATCGAACGAAACCAGCAAAAGCTGAATGACCTGGTCGCAGAATTGAAACAATCCGGAATAGAAGCTTCTGCTTTTACAGCCGATATTCTGGATAAAGCCCAGATCATTTCCGCCTTTAATGCCATTAAGGAAAAATACGGTTTCATAGATGTCCTTGAGTACAGCCCGGTACCGAGTGTCCAAAATTTGGCGGGAACTTTAGATGTCAACGAAGAAAATGCGCTCCATCAGTTTCAGTTCAATGTATTGGGAGCCATTTCATCCATCAACGAAGTCCTTCCGGCAATGCTGAAAAAAAACACAGGGGCATTGCTGTTTACTACCGGAGGCGCATCAATACATCCAACCCCTATGATGGGCAATGTTGGTATTGCCATGGCAGGACTGCGTAATCATGTCCTGAATCTGAACACCGAGTTATCTGGCAAAGGTATTTACGCAGGTCATATTGGTATTGGTGTCTGGATGCAGGAAGGCTCCGGTGTACAGGATACAATCGCAGAAATATGGTATGATATGTATATCAGGCGGGACAGAGCCGAAGAATATATTTCAGAAGATACAGTGAGATCATTATAA
- a CDS encoding DoxX family protein, giving the protein MTKQIDFAQNPDKKAKRIYWIITGITMALIILPSYFAPREYLIQAVKNLQFPDYFTLELDILKIAGAIVILIPAIPTMFKEWAYVGFGILLLSASLAHGMVDGFAKGVAPLVPFALLAVSYYYFRKLNYEK; this is encoded by the coding sequence ATGACAAAACAGATTGACTTCGCTCAGAATCCTGATAAAAAGGCAAAACGGATTTATTGGATCATCACAGGCATTACCATGGCTTTGATCATTTTGCCCTCCTATTTCGCACCCAGAGAATACCTCATCCAGGCAGTTAAAAATTTACAGTTTCCGGATTACTTCACTCTTGAACTGGATATCCTGAAAATCGCAGGAGCTATCGTTATCCTGATTCCTGCTATTCCAACGATGTTCAAAGAATGGGCTTATGTAGGATTTGGAATCCTCTTGCTGTCAGCAAGCCTGGCACACGGTATGGTGGATGGGTTTGCCAAAGGTGTTGCTCCGCTTGTTCCGTTTGCGCTGCTCGCGGTATCCTATTATTATTTCCGGAAACTGAATTATGAAAAGTAA
- the mtgA gene encoding monofunctional biosynthetic peptidoglycan transglycosylase, with protein sequence MWKKIKQLIFIILILNVVFIVWGRFFNPPITITQIGGILEYGKLQRDYISSDEMGDKVKKAVIASEDQNFFIHDGFDYKAIERAMKSNEKGKKLRGGSTISQQTAKNIFLWQGRSWFRKGLEAFYTFIIEKIWGKDVILERYLNSIEMGRGVFGIEAASQYYFKKHAKDLTTSEAAWIAAVLPNPKKYDPNNPSAYLSRKHNWIMRQMRNISLK encoded by the coding sequence ATGTGGAAAAAAATCAAACAACTGATATTTATTATCCTGATCCTGAATGTGGTATTCATCGTCTGGGGAAGGTTTTTCAATCCTCCCATTACGATTACCCAGATCGGAGGAATCCTTGAATACGGCAAACTGCAGCGGGATTACATTTCATCGGATGAAATGGGAGACAAGGTGAAAAAAGCCGTCATCGCTTCGGAGGACCAGAATTTTTTCATCCATGACGGATTTGACTATAAAGCCATTGAACGGGCCATGAAGAGCAATGAAAAAGGCAAGAAGCTGAGAGGTGGGAGCACCATTTCACAGCAGACAGCCAAAAACATCTTCCTGTGGCAGGGCAGGAGCTGGTTCCGCAAAGGGCTGGAAGCTTTTTATACCTTTATCATCGAAAAAATATGGGGTAAGGATGTGATCCTGGAAAGGTACCTGAACTCCATTGAAATGGGACGAGGCGTTTTCGGGATCGAAGCGGCATCCCAGTATTATTTTAAGAAACATGCCAAAGATCTGACGACTTCGGAAGCGGCATGGATCGCTGCCGTTTTGCCGAACCCTAAGAAATATGATCCTAATAACCCATCAGCCTACCTCAGCAGGAAACATAACTGGATTATGAGACAGATGAGGAATATAAGCCTGAAATAG